Proteins found in one Neurospora crassa OR74A linkage group II, whole genome shotgun sequence genomic segment:
- a CDS encoding DUF895 domain membrane protein has protein sequence MADEKHSAVAPAVDATHNEASEVPSKPGSHQDITIPPPRPPGWMYKGFKVFGHELWYASPLFQLLLVAVVCFMCPGMFNALSGLGGGGQVDHTAQDDANTALYSTFAVVAFFSGSIANKLGVRLTLSFGGLGYVIYIASFFSYNHNQNHGFVVFAGAFLGVCAGLLWTAQGTIMMSYPTEDMKGRYISWFWIIFNLGAVIGSLIPLGQNINKVAGPVTDGTYVGFLVLTLIGAFLALMICDVDKVVREDGSRVIMMKNPSWITEFKGLFETITSEPWVVLLFPMFFASNTFYTYQSNDMNGSQFNTRTKALNNTLYWLAQIFGAIIVGYALDFAGARRSIRAKGSFVMLIVLTMAIWGGGYAWQKDQPTREETAEEGFVTVDWTDGAKKYVGPMFLYMFYGFFDAAWQTCIYWYMGALSNSGRKAANLAGFYKGLQSAGAAVFWRLDGLKKPFDHIFGATWGLLGGALLIAAPVIWMKIQDTVALEEDLRFSDETAADVVTGAEGAVAAGQAAQPETVAVGAHGGGSETAKAVV, from the exons atGGCCGACGAAAAGCATTCGGCCGTTGCGCCGGCCGTCGATGCGACTCACAACGAAGCTAGCGAAGTCCCCAGCAAACCTGGCTCCCACCAAGATATCACCATTCCTCCGCCTCGTCCACCCGGCTGGATGTACAAGGGCTTCAAGGTCTTCGGCCATGAGCTCTGGTACGCCTCGCCTCTGTTCCAACTCCTCTTGGTCGCCGTGGTTTGCTTCATGTGTCCCGGCATGTTCAACGCTCTCAGCGgtctcggcggcggtggaCAGGTCGACCACACAGCCCAGGACGACGCCAATACTGCGCTTTACTCAACCTtcgccgtcgtcgccttcttctccggctCCATCGCTAACAAGCTCGGTGTGCGCTTGACACTCTCCTTTGGCGGCCTGGGATACGTCATCTACAtcgcttccttcttcagctACAACCACAATCAAAACCACGGCTTCGTTGTCTTCGCCGGCGCTTTTCTGGGTGTCTGCGCCGGTCTCCTCTGGACCGCTCAGGGCACCATCATGATGTCGTACCCGACCGAGGACATGAAGGGCCGCTACATCTCGTGGTTCTGGATCATCTTCAACCTCGGCGCCGTCATCGGCTCCCTGATCCCTCTCGGTCAAAACATTAACAAAGTCGCCGGCCCCGTAACCGACGGCACCTACGTcggcttcctcgtcctcacccTGATCGGCGCCTTTCTGGCTCTCATGATCTGCGACGTCGACAAAGTCGTGCGCGAGGACGGCTCCAGAGTGATCATGATGAAGAACCCCTCGTGGATTACCGAGTTCAAGGGCCTCTTTGAAACCATCACCTCGGAGCCCTGGGTCGTCCTCTTGTTCCCCATGTTCTTCGCCTCCAACACCTTTTATACCTACCAGTCCAACGACATGAACGGCTCCCAGTTCAACACGCGCACCAAGGCGCTCAACAACACGCTTTACTGGCTCGCGCAAATCTTTGGCGCTATCATTGTCGGCTACGCTTTGGACTTTGCGGGCGCGAGAAGGTCGATTCGCGCAAAGGGCAGTTTCGTCATGCTGATTGTGCTGACCATGGCTATCTGGGGCGGCGGGTACGCGTGGCAGAAGGATCAGCCCACACGCGAGGAGACGGCCGAGGAAGGATTCGTGACGGTCGATTGGACGGACGGTGCGAAGAAGTATGTCGGGCCCATGTTTTTGTACATGTTTTATGGGTTTTTCGATGCCGCGTGGCAGACTTGCATTTACTG GTACATGGGCGCTCTCTCCAACTCCGGCCGCAAGGCCGCCAACCTCGCCGGTTTCTACAAGGGTCTTCAGAGCGCTGGCGCCGCTGTGTTTTGGCGGTTGGACGGGTTGAAGAAGCCCTTTGATCACATTTTTGGTGCTACT TGGGGTCTCCTAGGCGGTGCCCTCCTCATTGCCGCGCCTGTCATCTGGATGAAGATCCAGGATACCGTTGCCCTCGAAGAAGATCTCAGGTTCAGCGACGAGACGGCCGCGGATGTGGTCACGGGAGCGGAAGGTGCGGTGGCGGCCGGTCAGGCGGCGCAACCGGAGACGGTGGCGGTGGGTGcacatggtggtggtagcgAGACGGCCAAGGCGGTCGTCTaa
- a CDS encoding membrane transporter produces MDTLPHQALHPQRFWVREPTPFPQPHELTTLARYAVDSLVLLLQGVIAGPAFREFGEHGYNNAMTIAGYVGMLIGALFWGLGADIIGRRFAFNVSLLLCSISVIIAGAMPNWPSLGLWIALIGFGAGGNLVLDTTVFLEYLPGNKQWVLTLMAGWWGLGQAVTGFVAWGFLVPEKWNCPSVDVCTRQNNMGWRYVMFTSGALVFVMSILRVTVIRLRETPKYLLALGEDAQVVETFQFLASKYNRHCSLTVDKLDACGVVLGTHSKNRFSFAETLVHLRGLFSTPKIALSTSLIWVSWAMMGLAYPLFYVFLPSYLASRGANLNVSPFETWRNYTLTNISSIFGPLLAGWMCNIPFLGRRYTMLIGTLMTAAFFFAYTSVRNGAQDVGFSCSIAFCLNIYYGTLYAYTPEVLPSAHRATGNGVAVACNRVMGILSAVIATVSNTSTSAPLYICGALLVAMGVLSAFFPFEPYGRRSS; encoded by the exons ATGGACACCCTACCACACCAagctcttcatcctcaacgGTTTTGGGTGCGTGAGCCGACTCCATTTCCACAACCCCATGAACTTACCACATTGGCCAGATATGCCGTCGActccctcgtcctcctcctccaaggcGTCATCGCCGGTCCAGCTTTCCGCGAGTTTGGAGAACATGGATACAACAACGCCATGACCATTGCTGGCTATGTCGGCATGCTCATCGGAGCTTTGTTCTGGGGCTTGGGTGCTGACATCATTGGCCGCCGGTTCGCCTTCAACGTCTCCCTCCTACTGTGCTCGATCTCCGTCATCATTGCTGGGGCCATGCCGAACTGGCCATCTCTGGGCTTGTGGATCGCGCTTATCGGGTTCGGTGCGGGAGGAAACCTGGTCTTGGATACGACCGTCTTTTTGGAATATCTGCCTGGGAACAAGCAGTGGGTGCTTACTCTGATGGCTGGGTGGTGGGGATTGGGCCAGGCTGTCACTGGATTTGTGGCATGGGGTTTTCTAG TCCCCGAGAAATGGAACTGCCCATCAGTCGATGTCTGCACGAGGCAAAACAACATGGGGTGGAGATATGTCATGTTCACCAGCGGCGCCCTTGTCTTCGTCATGTCCATCCTCCGAGTCACCGTCATTCGCCTAAGAGAGACGCCGAAATATCTTCTTGCTTTGGGTGAAGATGCCCAGGTTGTCGAAACCTTCCAGTTCCTGGCGTCAAAGTACAACCGACACTGCTCTCTGACCGTCGACAAGCTCGATGCATGTGGTGTCGTGTTGGGTACTCACAGCAAGAACCGCTTTTCCTTTGCAGAGACGCTTGTACATCTTCGGGGACTGTTCTCGACGCCCAAGATAGCCCTTTCGACTTCACTGATATGGGTGTCATGGGCCATGATGGGCTTAGCTTACCCTCTGTTCTACGTCTTCCTACCAAGCTATCTCGCCTCTCGCGGAGCGAACCTGAACGTCTCGCCCTTTGAAACCTGGCGCAATTACACTCTCACCAACATCAGTTCCATCTTTGGACCCTTGCTGGCGGGTTGGATGTGTAACATACCTTTCCTCGGACGGCGATACACGATGCTCATCGGCACACTGATGACAgctgccttcttcttcgcctacACATCCGTCCGCAACGGTGCCCAAGATGTCGGCTTCTCTTGCTCTATTGCTTTCTGCCTCAACATCTACTATGGCACCCTGTATGCCTACACACCAGAGGTTCTCCCCAGTGCCCACCGAGCGACGGGAAACGGAGTGGCAGTGGCTTGCAACCGTGTCATGGGAATCCTCTCGGCTGTTATTGCCACTGTGTCGAACACTTCGACTAGTGCGCCCCTCTACATCTGCGGAGCGTTACTTGTGGCGATGGGGGTTCTGAGcgccttctttccctttgaGCCTTATGGCCGCAGGAGTTCGTGA
- a CDS encoding surface protein 1 encodes MPYTSLVLTFLLAASHVCHGKPLPTPDDRPYHHGFPPYSEGYLTGAGSIATTTVEITALAEETIYPVLYPSNTEDVPSTSAEVTIATIAAESVTVPATAFEIETAEVPAATTSEEHTDLSDDEVPSNDTDSSGDEASSGDDASSNKDDGSPDDALPTDSSPDTQNQDHPCGRFDPWTIHSLSRNCDDADTVCDWSFIIDTHCPSFAPTPCSFSIKSLGPDVPASRSPKHEKSQDDLCGPYEVHSSWSGQFGPGEGFTTLSVIDDGNKLVAYPAYRDDLFGKEDAAVPDVEVAVYALG; translated from the coding sequence ATGCCTTACACAAGCCTCGTTCTCACTTTTCTCCTCGCCGCTTCTCATGTTTGCCACGGTAAACCTCTCCCCACGCCCGATGATCGTCCTTACCACCATGGCTTTCCTCCTTACTCCGAGGGTTATCTCACCGGGGCTGGGTCCATCGCAACAACCACTGTAGAGATCACAGCCCTCGCTGAGGAAACCATCTATCCAGTCCTATACCCTAGCAACACAGAAGATGTCCCTTCAACGTCTGCGGAGGTCACCATTGCCACCATCGCTGCCGAGTCTGTGACTGTTCCTGCAACTGCTTTTGAGATCGAAACTGCAGAGGTCCCGGCTGCCACCACATCCGAGGAGCACACCGATCTATCCGACGATGAAGTTCCGTCGAATGATACAGATTCTTCTGGCGATGAAGCTTCCTCAGGAGATGATGCTTCCTCAAACAAGGACGATGGATCTCCAGATGACGCTCTTCCCACCGACTCATCGCCAGACACCCAGAATCAGGACCATCCCTGCGGCAGATTCGATCCCTGGACCATTCACTCCCTTTCTCGAAACTGTGACGACGCCGACACGGTCTGCGACTGGTCCTTCATCATCGACACTCATTGCCCCTCGTTCGCTCCTACCCCTTGCTCGTTCTCCATCAAGTCCCTCGGCCCCGATGTGCCTGCCTCGCGCTCTCCCAAGCATGAGAAGAGCCAAGATGACTTGTGCGGGCCGTATGAGGTGCATTCAAGCTGGAGCGGCCAGTTTGGTCCTGGAGAGGGATTCACGACGTTGAGTGTCATTGATGATGGGAACAAGTTGGTGGCGTATCCGGCTTATAGGGATGATCTGTTCGGCAAGGAGGACGCTGCGGTTCCGGATGTGGAGGTCGCGGTCTATGCTTTGGGTTGA
- the acu-8 gene encoding acetyl-coa hydrolase: protein MASPIASAALRARVKRPSMLKKLCNPEDMLQHFPNGAYIGWSGFTGVGYPKKVPTMLADHVEKNGLQGQLKYSLFVGASAGAETENRWAALDMIARRAPHQVGKNIAKGINEGRINFFDKHLSMFPVDLVYGYYTKDRQNKNLDVVCVEATEIKEDGSIVLGASVGATPELIQMADKVIIEVNTAIPSFDGLHDITFSDLPPNRKPYLIQQCRDRIGTTSVPVDPEKVVGIIECTTPDQTLPNSPADETATAIAGHLIEFFEHEVAHGRLPKNLLPLQSGIGNIANAVIGGLETSNFKNLNVWTEVIQDTFLDLFDSGKLDFATATSIRFSPTGFERFYKNWDNYYDKLLLRSQSVSNAPEIIRRLGVIGMNTPVEVDIYAHANSTNVMGSRMLNGLGGSADFLRNSKYSIMHTPSTRPSKTDAHGVSCIVPMCTHVDQTEHDLDVIVTENGLADVRGLSPRERARVIIDKCAHDVYKPILKAYFEKAEFECLRKGMGHEPHLLFNSFDMHKALVEEGSMAKVKF from the exons ATGGCGTCGCCCATTGCCTCGGCGGCCCTCAGGGCCCGCGTCAAGCGCCCTTCCATGCTCAAGAAGCTCTGCAACCCCGAGGACATGCTCCAGCACTTCCCCAATGGCGCATACATCGGCTGGTCCGGTTTCACCGGCGTCGGCTACCCCAA GAAGGTCCCTACTATGCTCGCTGACCACGTCGAGAAGAACGGCCTCCAGGGCCAGCTCAAGTACAGCCTCTTCGTCGGTGCCTCCGCCGGCGCCGAGACCGAGAACCGCTGGGCTGCTCTCGACATGATCGCCCGTCGCGCTCCTCACCAGGTCGGCAAGAACATTGCCAAGGGCATCAACGAGGGCCGCATCAACTTCTTCGACAAGCACTTGTCCATGTTCCCCGTTGACCTTGTCTAC GGCTACTACACCAAGGACCGCCAGAACAAGAACCTCGATGTCGTTTGCGTTGAAGCTACCGAGATCAAGGAGGACGGTTCCATCGTCCTCGGTGCCTCGGTCGGTGCCACCCCCGAGCTCATCCAGATGGCCGACAAGGTCATCATTGAGGTCAACACGGCCATCCCCAGCTTCGACGGTCTCCACGACATCACCTTCTCCGACCTCCCTCCCAACCGCAAGCCCTACCTCATCCAGCAGTGCAGGGACCGCATCGGTACTACTTCGGTCCCCGTCGACCCCGAGAAGGTTGTCGGTATCATCGAGTGCACCACCCCCGATCAGACCCTCCCCAACTCCCCCGCCGACGAAACGGCTACGGCCATTGCCGGCCACCTGATTGAGTTCTTCGAGCACGAGGTCGCCCACGGCCGTCTGCCCAAGAACCTTCTCCCTCTGCAGTCCGGTATCGGCAACATCGCCAACGCCGTCATTGGTGGTCTCGAGACCTCCAACTTCAAGAACCTCAACGTCTGGACTGAGGTTATCCAGGATACCTTCCTCGACCTCTTCGACTCCGGCAAGCTTGACTTTGCTACCGCCACCTCGATCCGCTTCTCGCCCACCGGCTTCGAGCGCTTCTACAAGAACTGGGACAACTACTATGacaagctcctcctccgctctCAGTCCGTCTCCAACGCTCCCGAGATCATCCGCCGTCTCGGTGTTATCGGCATGAACACCCCCGTCGAAGTCGACATCTACGCCCACGCCAACTCCACCAACGTCATGGGCTCCCGCATGCTCAACGGTCTCGGTGGTTCCGCCGATTTCCTCCGCAACTCCAAGTACTCCATCATGCACACCCCCTCCACCCGTCCCTCCAAGACCGACGCCCACGGTGTTTCGTGCATTGTCCCCATGTGCACCCACGTCGACCAGACCGAGCACGATCTCGACGTCATCGTTACCGAGAACGGTCTCGCCGATGTCCGCGGCCTCAGCCCCCGCGAGCGTGCCCGCGTCATCATTGACAAGTGCGCCCACGACGTCTACAAGCCCATCCTCAAGGCCTACTTTGAGAAGGCCGAGTTCGAGTGCCTTCGCAAGGGTATGGGCCACGAGCCCCACCTTCTCTTCAACTCTTTCGACATGCACAAGGCTCTTGTCGAGGAGGGCTCCATGGCCAAGGTCAAGTTCTAA